The following coding sequences are from one Geothrix sp. window:
- a CDS encoding DUF5991 domain-containing protein, producing MRTAIPLMLAGAALLGQAPSTKPIEWVGTWEFQETWPGPQETTNCVVYKIHIMRRGVGLGAQIESDGYMTLGRVLATAKQEGGTIRLYFLKAQSDDRSPQYKPGELLLELSKSKGKTITTWHAFLPTLDKFQSPGEYFQQALP from the coding sequence ATGAGAACTGCAATTCCCTTGATGCTCGCAGGTGCTGCCTTACTCGGGCAGGCTCCTAGTACTAAGCCAATTGAATGGGTTGGAACCTGGGAATTCCAAGAAACTTGGCCCGGTCCTCAGGAAACGACGAACTGCGTTGTCTACAAAATTCATATCATGCGCAGAGGTGTGGGACTCGGCGCTCAAATTGAATCAGATGGCTACATGACATTGGGCAGAGTCCTGGCGACAGCAAAACAAGAAGGCGGCACCATCCGTTTGTATTTCTTGAAAGCCCAAAGCGATGACCGTTCCCCACAATACAAGCCTGGTGAACTACTCCTTGAATTGTCTAAATCCAAAGGAAAGACCATCACGACTTGGCATGCCTTCCTGCCAACTCTCGACAAGTTCCAATCCCCAGGTGAATACTTCCAGCAAGCCCTCCCGTAG
- the gltB gene encoding glutamate synthase large subunit has product MRGAARNEHDACGVGFIASRTGEACNQILKDALHALKCVEHRGGCAADQVSSDGAGVMTDIPFELLGYKPGEIAVASLLAPPDLLRLQESLSIFRSTFDFFDLKVLAFREVPVAPAVLGEDARRTLPALRHAIIRRPAHCRTDASFEKLLYNAKQVLRTKLSEAGIKNEFFFASLSARTIVYKALTRSADLDRFYLDLQDPRYATRFALIHRRFSTNTRTSWDKAQPFRLIAHNGEINTIAGNRSRAISREMSIGLKADQLVTHGSISDSGSLNEIAEALLYRSSIPNMEDILAIMMPPAEGQNDFYTFWSRAMEPWDGPAIIMFSDGITVGARLDRNGFRPARWTLTDDRFILASEAGAFPVDEARVEKKGIVYAGTGVKLTLATGKVNFRDASQSRENRYAAFDPRATPIGSLPDEQAPEGPVSVFRKTLFTCSREELEKMIYPMVATGKEAIGSMGDTARPNVFSSQPRPFFDYFYQHFAQVTNPPLDYLREGNITDLRVFLGRAPNIFFPKDLVPLREALELPRPILDLGQMRFLNRMQTLRPSESQIIPRSFPMLFRRVDGIRGFHAAIEQLAADVRRAVETGTTVIILSDQDATVEQPPIPGLIALRAVVHTLNESGLRLNASIVMQTSEARTSHHVAALISFGASAVCPSLALEIARRDEHPSFAHLAPDQREQNLIAALESGLLKIMAKCGISVVQSYMSAKLFTAVGLGPELMEIFFPGHASPIGGIGYEELAGDVLLKTGFAAQSGFQDKLLHTHQFRESGKPGEGEKHGMTSARSRIVHRLVGLDPDLPEAAEIFREYLASLKEDEPINPRHLLAFREAAEPLPLPEVEPRSEILARFGAGAMSFGAVSAESQRDLILAMEAAGGRSNSGEGGENPYYWTDGLTASTKQVASARFGVTAEYLVSGQEIQIKVAQGAKPGEGGQLMKVKVDATIAKARFSLPGVDLISPPPLHDIYSIEDLKELIYELKQVHPAARISVKLVSGTGIGTIAMGVAKAGADIIYIAGGDGGTGAATLGSMKHAGLPWEFGLMEAHRALRENRLRDQVELRVDGGLLTGKDIVTAAILGAQGFEFGKLLLVAEGCMMARICEKNTCPAGIATHDPKFKARYTGSPEAVLRMLTHLAEDARRHLAVLGLGSLAELQDRTDLLTIAPAHATFVHDRKLDLSAFLEAPAAEAGDAIVVVPEGVGLLNRQLVEAARPFLDQGGEHELAFPIGTEDRGVLATLSGEIAQGIRERRRTGADPAVPGGLRITFRGSAGQGFGAFLTEGLHVKLLGEANDSVGKSMSGGTLVLRPGPLSKYLPEENAILGNGALYGATAGRFFARGLAGDRFCVRNSGATAVVEGAGHHACEYMTRGAVAILGQVLANAGAGMTGGVLFLRREHEARVNRDYLAGIPWRAEEEAQFRSLLEAHALETGSTTAATLLADWKGTLQTFSPFVPVAVAADLTTR; this is encoded by the coding sequence ATGCGCGGAGCAGCCCGGAACGAGCACGATGCGTGCGGGGTTGGCTTCATCGCCAGCCGCACCGGCGAGGCCTGCAACCAGATCCTCAAGGACGCCCTCCATGCGCTGAAGTGCGTCGAGCACCGGGGCGGCTGCGCCGCGGACCAGGTGTCCAGCGATGGCGCGGGCGTCATGACCGACATCCCCTTCGAGCTGCTGGGCTACAAGCCCGGCGAGATCGCCGTGGCCAGCCTGCTGGCCCCGCCGGACCTGCTGCGCCTCCAGGAGTCCCTCTCCATCTTCCGGTCCACCTTCGACTTCTTCGACCTCAAGGTGCTGGCCTTCCGCGAAGTGCCCGTCGCCCCCGCGGTGCTGGGCGAGGACGCCCGCCGCACCCTGCCCGCCCTGCGCCACGCCATCATCCGCCGCCCCGCCCACTGCCGCACGGACGCCTCCTTCGAGAAGCTGCTCTACAACGCCAAGCAGGTGCTGCGCACCAAGCTGTCCGAGGCGGGCATCAAGAACGAGTTCTTCTTCGCCTCGCTGTCGGCGCGGACCATCGTCTACAAGGCCCTCACGCGGTCCGCCGACCTCGACCGCTTCTACCTGGACCTGCAGGATCCCCGCTACGCCACCCGCTTCGCGCTGATCCACCGCCGCTTCAGCACCAACACGCGGACCTCCTGGGACAAGGCCCAGCCCTTCCGGCTCATCGCCCACAACGGCGAGATCAACACCATCGCCGGCAACCGCTCCCGCGCGATATCGCGCGAGATGTCCATCGGGCTCAAGGCCGACCAGCTCGTCACCCACGGCTCCATCAGCGACTCCGGCAGCCTCAACGAGATCGCCGAGGCCCTGCTCTACCGCAGCAGCATCCCGAACATGGAGGACATCCTCGCCATCATGATGCCGCCTGCGGAGGGGCAGAACGACTTCTACACCTTCTGGAGCCGGGCCATGGAGCCCTGGGACGGCCCGGCCATCATCATGTTCTCCGACGGCATCACCGTGGGCGCGCGGCTCGATCGCAACGGCTTCCGCCCCGCGCGGTGGACCCTCACCGACGACCGCTTCATCCTCGCCTCCGAGGCCGGCGCCTTCCCCGTGGACGAGGCCCGCGTCGAGAAGAAGGGCATCGTCTACGCCGGCACGGGCGTGAAGCTCACCCTGGCCACGGGCAAGGTGAACTTCCGCGACGCCAGCCAGTCCCGGGAGAACCGCTACGCGGCCTTCGATCCCCGCGCCACGCCCATCGGCTCCCTGCCCGACGAGCAGGCCCCGGAAGGCCCCGTCAGCGTCTTCCGGAAGACCCTCTTCACCTGCTCCCGGGAGGAGCTGGAGAAGATGATCTATCCCATGGTGGCCACGGGGAAGGAGGCCATCGGCTCCATGGGCGACACGGCCCGGCCCAACGTCTTCTCCTCGCAGCCCCGGCCCTTCTTCGACTACTTCTACCAGCACTTCGCCCAGGTCACGAACCCGCCCCTGGACTACCTCCGCGAGGGCAACATCACGGACCTGCGGGTGTTCCTGGGGCGGGCGCCGAACATCTTCTTCCCCAAGGACCTGGTGCCCCTGCGGGAGGCCCTGGAGCTGCCGCGCCCCATCCTCGACCTGGGGCAGATGCGCTTCCTGAACCGCATGCAGACGCTGCGGCCCTCGGAATCGCAGATCATCCCCCGCAGCTTCCCCATGCTGTTCCGGCGGGTGGACGGCATCCGGGGCTTCCACGCCGCCATCGAGCAGCTGGCCGCCGACGTGCGCCGGGCCGTGGAGACCGGCACCACCGTGATCATCCTGAGCGACCAGGATGCCACCGTGGAGCAGCCGCCCATCCCGGGCCTCATCGCCCTGCGGGCCGTGGTGCACACGCTCAACGAGTCGGGTCTGCGCCTCAACGCCTCCATCGTCATGCAGACCTCCGAGGCCCGCACCTCGCACCACGTGGCGGCCCTCATCAGCTTCGGCGCCTCGGCAGTCTGCCCCTCCCTGGCCCTGGAGATCGCCCGCCGGGACGAGCATCCCTCCTTCGCCCACCTCGCGCCGGACCAGCGCGAGCAGAACCTCATCGCCGCCCTGGAGTCGGGCCTGCTCAAGATCATGGCCAAGTGCGGCATCTCGGTGGTGCAGAGCTACATGAGCGCCAAGCTCTTCACGGCCGTGGGCCTGGGCCCCGAGCTGATGGAGATCTTCTTCCCCGGCCATGCCAGCCCCATCGGCGGCATCGGCTACGAGGAGCTGGCCGGCGACGTGCTGCTGAAGACCGGCTTCGCCGCCCAGTCCGGGTTCCAGGACAAGCTGCTCCACACCCACCAGTTCCGGGAATCCGGCAAGCCCGGCGAGGGCGAGAAGCACGGCATGACGTCGGCGCGGTCCCGCATCGTCCACCGGCTGGTGGGGCTGGACCCGGACCTGCCCGAAGCCGCCGAGATCTTCCGCGAGTACCTGGCCTCCCTCAAGGAGGATGAACCCATCAACCCCCGGCACCTGCTGGCCTTCCGCGAGGCGGCCGAGCCCCTGCCCCTGCCGGAGGTCGAGCCCCGCTCGGAGATCCTGGCCCGCTTCGGCGCGGGCGCCATGTCCTTCGGCGCCGTGAGCGCCGAGAGCCAGCGCGACCTCATCCTGGCCATGGAGGCCGCGGGCGGCCGCAGCAACAGCGGCGAGGGCGGCGAGAACCCCTACTACTGGACCGACGGCCTCACGGCCAGCACCAAGCAGGTGGCCTCGGCGCGCTTCGGCGTCACGGCCGAGTACCTGGTCTCGGGGCAGGAGATCCAGATCAAGGTGGCCCAGGGCGCCAAGCCCGGCGAGGGCGGCCAGCTCATGAAGGTGAAGGTGGACGCCACCATCGCCAAGGCCCGCTTCTCCCTGCCCGGCGTGGACCTCATCTCCCCGCCGCCCCTGCATGACATCTACAGCATCGAGGACCTGAAAGAGCTCATCTACGAGCTGAAGCAGGTGCACCCCGCCGCCAGGATCAGCGTGAAGCTGGTCTCGGGCACGGGCATCGGCACCATCGCCATGGGCGTCGCCAAGGCCGGCGCCGACATCATCTACATCGCCGGCGGCGATGGCGGCACCGGCGCCGCCACGCTGGGTTCCATGAAGCACGCGGGCCTGCCCTGGGAGTTCGGGCTCATGGAGGCCCACCGGGCCCTGCGCGAGAACCGCCTGCGCGACCAGGTGGAGCTGCGGGTGGACGGCGGCCTGCTCACGGGCAAGGACATCGTCACCGCCGCCATCCTGGGCGCCCAGGGCTTCGAGTTCGGCAAGCTGCTGCTGGTGGCCGAGGGCTGCATGATGGCCCGCATCTGCGAGAAGAACACCTGCCCCGCGGGCATCGCCACCCACGACCCCAAGTTCAAGGCCCGCTACACCGGCAGCCCCGAGGCCGTCCTGCGCATGCTGACCCACCTCGCCGAGGACGCGCGCCGGCACCTGGCCGTCCTGGGCCTCGGCAGCCTCGCCGAGCTGCAGGACCGCACGGACCTGCTGACCATCGCCCCCGCCCATGCCACCTTCGTGCATGACCGGAAGCTGGACCTCTCCGCCTTCCTGGAGGCGCCCGCCGCGGAGGCCGGCGACGCCATCGTGGTCGTCCCCGAGGGCGTGGGCCTGCTCAACCGGCAACTGGTGGAGGCCGCCCGGCCCTTCCTGGACCAGGGCGGCGAGCATGAGCTGGCCTTCCCCATCGGCACCGAGGACCGCGGCGTCCTGGCCACGCTCTCCGGCGAGATCGCCCAGGGCATCCGCGAGCGACGGCGCACCGGCGCCGATCCCGCCGTACCGGGCGGACTCCGGATCACCTTCCGCGGCAGCGCGGGCCAGGGCTTCGGGGCCTTCCTCACCGAGGGCCTGCACGTGAAGCTGCTGGGCGAGGCCAACGACTCCGTGGGCAAGTCCATGTCCGGCGGCACCCTCGTCCTGCGGCCCGGCCCGCTGTCCAAGTACCTCCCCGAGGAGAACGCCATCCTCGGCAACGGCGCCCTCTACGGGGCCACCGCGGGCCGCTTCTTCGCCCGGGGCCTCGCGGGCGACCGCTTCTGCGTGCGCAACAGCGGCGCCACCGCCGTGGTGGAGGGCGCGGGCCACCACGCCTGCGAGTACATGACCCGCGGCGCCGTGGCCATCCTGGGCCAGGTGCTGGCCAACGCCGGCGCCGGCATGACCGGCGGCGTCCTCTTCCTGCGCCGCGAGCACGAGGCCCGCGTGAACCGCGACTACCTGGCCGGCATCCCCTGGCGCGCCGAGGAGGAGGCCCAGTTCCGCAGCCTCCTCGAAGCCCACGCCCTCGAGACCGGCAGCACCACCGCCGCCACCCTCCTGGCCGACTGGAAGGGCACGCTGCAGACCTTCAGCCCCTTCGTGCCCGTGGCCGTGGCCGCCGACTTGACGACCCGCTAG
- the dnaX gene encoding DNA polymerase III subunit gamma/tau translates to MTTLALKYRPRLLSDLVGQEGSVKALANALKRAKESGKIHQAYLFAGVRGTGKTSTARILARALNCAEGPTATPCGVCDPCRAAEQPDSSLDIVEIDAASRASVADARALREQVQTRPAFCRYRVYIIDEVHMLSTEAFNALLKVIEEPPPHAIFVLATTELQDVPDTIKSRVQIFPFRLIPVGLIEGRLKHVCEQEGVTFEGESLRLVAEAGQGSMRDALTILDRVISAGDGKVQEEAVREQLGIVSAHLVQGVMSALAIGDSAALVESCRELAEQGADWATFWRELVLAFRDRLEQEARSGRGPQDLLRWARMLNLLLSRERDLRDSSLPRVVVELALVTAAQLPHLAPLDALVSGTATAGASPRPLGPPPASPAGPPPVPPKAPQVAPAPEGPRRPAPAPAPAPAFRPSPAGGPPPSSQWRQACAEAMGRVPGFRALGTAPQLATDLHWEPPVLRLAFPGNVRQTLQDLERERANPHLLAALGAVFPGLKELDVRFEEDGAPQTERPEDRLRREPAFQELLRLSGGEVLEIRREG, encoded by the coding sequence ATGACCACCCTCGCCCTCAAATACCGCCCCCGACTCCTGTCCGACCTCGTGGGGCAGGAGGGCAGCGTGAAGGCCCTGGCCAACGCCCTCAAGCGGGCCAAGGAGAGCGGCAAGATCCACCAGGCCTACCTCTTCGCGGGGGTGCGCGGCACGGGCAAGACCAGCACCGCCCGCATCCTGGCCCGGGCCCTGAACTGCGCGGAGGGGCCCACCGCCACGCCCTGCGGCGTCTGCGACCCCTGCCGGGCCGCCGAGCAGCCGGACAGCAGCCTGGATATCGTCGAGATCGACGCGGCCAGCCGCGCCAGCGTGGCCGACGCGCGGGCCCTGCGCGAGCAGGTGCAGACCCGCCCCGCCTTCTGCCGCTACCGGGTCTACATCATCGACGAAGTGCACATGCTCAGCACCGAGGCCTTCAACGCCCTGCTGAAGGTCATCGAGGAGCCGCCGCCCCACGCGATCTTCGTGCTGGCCACGACTGAGTTGCAGGACGTGCCCGACACCATCAAGAGCCGGGTGCAGATCTTCCCCTTCCGCCTCATTCCCGTGGGCCTCATCGAGGGCCGCCTGAAGCATGTCTGCGAACAGGAGGGCGTGACCTTCGAGGGCGAGAGCCTGCGCCTGGTGGCCGAGGCGGGGCAGGGCTCCATGCGCGACGCCCTCACCATCCTCGACCGCGTCATCTCCGCGGGGGACGGCAAGGTCCAGGAGGAGGCCGTCCGCGAGCAGCTGGGCATCGTCAGCGCCCATCTGGTGCAGGGCGTGATGTCGGCCCTGGCCATCGGCGATTCGGCGGCCCTGGTGGAGTCCTGCCGCGAGCTGGCGGAGCAGGGCGCCGACTGGGCCACCTTCTGGCGGGAGCTGGTGCTGGCCTTCCGCGACCGCCTGGAGCAGGAGGCCCGTTCGGGCCGTGGGCCCCAGGACCTGCTGCGCTGGGCCCGGATGCTGAACCTGCTGCTGAGCCGCGAGCGCGACCTGCGCGACAGCAGCCTCCCGCGCGTGGTGGTGGAGCTGGCCCTGGTGACGGCCGCCCAGCTGCCCCACCTGGCGCCGCTGGATGCCCTGGTCTCCGGCACGGCCACGGCCGGTGCGTCGCCCCGGCCCCTGGGTCCGCCCCCAGCTTCGCCCGCAGGTCCGCCGCCGGTCCCTCCCAAGGCCCCCCAGGTCGCGCCGGCGCCTGAGGGGCCGAGGCGGCCGGCTCCCGCCCCCGCGCCAGCTCCCGCGTTCCGCCCCTCCCCGGCGGGCGGGCCGCCTCCGTCTTCCCAGTGGCGCCAGGCCTGCGCGGAGGCGATGGGTCGCGTCCCGGGTTTCCGGGCCCTGGGCACCGCCCCCCAGCTGGCCACGGACCTGCACTGGGAGCCGCCCGTGCTCCGTCTCGCCTTCCCTGGCAACGTGCGGCAGACCCTCCAGGATCTCGAGCGCGAGCGTGCCAACCCCCACCTGCTGGCGGCTCTGGGCGCGGTGTTCCCGGGGCTGAAGGAACTCGACGTCCGCTTCGAGGAGGACGGCGCCCCGCAGACCGAGCGCCCGGAGGATCGCCTCCGTCGCGAGCCCGCCTTCCAGGAGCTGCTGCGCCTCAGCGGCGGCGAAGTCCTGGAGATCCGCCGCGAGGGCTGA
- a CDS encoding MoaD/ThiS family protein — protein sequence MITVKAFARYRALLGFSELSLPAAPTLGDLLLDPRLAPLPQEALLAVNQSFADRATPLQDGDEVALMPPVSGG from the coding sequence ATGATCACGGTGAAGGCCTTCGCACGGTACCGGGCCCTGCTGGGCTTCAGCGAGCTGAGTCTCCCCGCGGCGCCCACCCTGGGCGACCTGCTGCTCGACCCGCGCCTGGCCCCCCTGCCCCAGGAGGCCCTGCTGGCCGTCAACCAGAGCTTCGCCGACCGCGCCACGCCGCTGCAGGATGGTGACGAAGTGGCCCTCATGCCGCCGGTGTCCGGGGGGTGA
- a CDS encoding translocation/assembly module TamB domain-containing protein, translating into MDWHPAKDAVRRLWRRRWVRRVSYALVGGATLATVTPWIASRPAVLRWVVDRADALVREETGLPLAIGRIELHPMLGSLVLHDVQLGGDLLTIRRVELRADLWSLLGPTRRIYRVQVEHPHLRLTEAGLAAIKLKEHPPRKGPLPQFRLDSFSLTGGEVDVPEPVRGIPALHWLFEAKATGLGPNHLRIELAGAQLSVKGPQGWEKGRLDLNGEVSEPALVVHEAYLRLGDSQARLIGRFEPKTPTTADRVEARLSGLLDLAQAGRWGGATKPPLSGSLDLLATLRGSLAHPTWTFTAEGQDLRPGLATFVPGNLDLKGSGSLDQARLEHLRWASPQGDLELQGNWSRSAPVQLDLQGKNVDLDALTSILRLQEFRGTQASVQAKIQGPQPGSPLERPDHWQASLQVGIAQNGREAGGLSASLDRGRATLDQLKLDLDTLKLDGTGWATLDARGLVQLEGEGHTEVGAEQVARALQAWKIVTLDMEGRTSAQAKVRWSRANGLELDGSGQVDHPRWHGARADQVLAKVVEIRGSDLRIRNIELTKDQGTGGGELWLTWARTAPGQPQMDMCYTAHRLPVAEGLRAADLKDEAGKDLPITGIGSGWVRLHGPYANLAMYGSAQAEQGEVYGIRIPAASADFSMDIETLQMKLTGVRVAERPDLLGHGEVPPEGVLALQGQADMDFQRWTWWVELGGRLDSQLLTLPGPRFQAQVEARLLGPITRPFGGYDLPEGRIQLSRGRIFFGDRSVEGLQGRATLDRGALEGQLGIEGMASPLLDLRVHQEGPDLAGDLSLKISPESARTELLARGLTDDLLEDLALSATAKGRWTNGRDLAWSGSLDRLAAQFGAFELHQTGSSMLRGNALGATVDLSLEGGARGPVSGVNPQAAHVHLSGTVPFSGSAPLALKVQGSADLAHMKAILDRFMEVDDYSLLSELTVQGTSRFDTLAHGTYLEPLLDGVVSLDKGRMNLRGYQGAEDIQAEVVLKDRTVTIAEDHPVRGTLAHGELRASGAITWRPGGLDTYALKALLTNFQLRDVPDGLDLQGTLEANLTGTEEGGLLKGRLRADRLSYQSEVKLSDLILRSALSDSGGLTGLDLDDPLERIRLDLELDLRTPWSFDTNLLKLEGRTDGPFQVLGTLGHPVPKGTMVFQAGGRVTNIFPAGDMVVDRGSLSFSELRALDPIINMQGSVSSIPGYTVNLDIHGTLSNLTILPSSTPSLRQDEIVAILINPGNVANVGTAGGSSGATQGAITSGLASAGSGLITTLAFAPFQEQLRRTLGLDRVNVAVRTTTLGSTETEVTLGKSISLLGQRSAFVVSHKKSGELSITSGQVEWRFGNLILQLGASKGGGTGVNPSGEIRHTWSPK; encoded by the coding sequence ATGGACTGGCATCCCGCCAAGGACGCGGTGCGACGGCTCTGGCGCCGACGGTGGGTGCGCCGCGTCTCCTATGCCCTGGTGGGCGGCGCCACCCTCGCCACCGTGACGCCCTGGATCGCCTCCCGGCCGGCCGTCCTGCGCTGGGTGGTGGATCGCGCCGATGCGCTGGTCCGCGAGGAGACGGGACTCCCCCTGGCCATCGGCCGCATCGAACTCCATCCCATGCTGGGCTCCCTGGTGCTCCACGACGTCCAGCTGGGCGGCGACCTCCTGACCATCCGGCGGGTCGAATTGCGGGCTGACCTGTGGTCCCTCCTGGGACCGACGCGCCGCATCTACCGCGTCCAGGTGGAGCATCCCCACCTGCGCCTGACCGAGGCTGGCCTCGCGGCGATCAAGCTCAAGGAGCACCCGCCCCGGAAAGGGCCCCTCCCCCAGTTCCGCCTCGACAGCTTCAGCCTGACCGGCGGGGAGGTCGACGTGCCGGAGCCGGTGAGGGGGATCCCCGCCCTGCACTGGCTGTTCGAGGCCAAGGCCACGGGCCTGGGACCGAACCACCTGCGCATCGAGCTGGCCGGGGCCCAGCTGTCCGTGAAGGGCCCCCAGGGCTGGGAGAAGGGTCGCCTGGATCTGAACGGCGAAGTCTCCGAGCCCGCCCTGGTGGTCCATGAAGCCTACCTCCGGCTGGGCGACAGCCAAGCCCGCCTGATCGGCCGCTTCGAGCCCAAGACCCCCACCACTGCCGACCGGGTCGAGGCCCGGCTGTCGGGACTGCTGGACCTGGCCCAGGCCGGTCGCTGGGGTGGCGCCACCAAGCCCCCCCTGTCCGGCAGCCTGGACCTCCTCGCCACGCTCCGGGGCTCCCTGGCCCACCCCACCTGGACCTTCACGGCCGAAGGACAGGACCTGCGCCCCGGCCTGGCCACCTTCGTGCCCGGCAACCTGGACCTCAAAGGGAGCGGCAGCCTGGACCAGGCCCGGCTGGAGCACCTGCGCTGGGCCTCCCCCCAGGGCGACCTCGAGCTGCAGGGCAACTGGTCCCGCAGCGCCCCGGTCCAGCTTGACCTCCAAGGGAAGAACGTCGACCTGGACGCCCTCACCAGCATCCTGCGGCTCCAGGAGTTCCGCGGCACCCAGGCCAGCGTCCAGGCCAAGATCCAGGGCCCCCAGCCAGGCTCCCCGCTCGAACGCCCCGACCATTGGCAGGCCAGCCTCCAAGTGGGGATCGCCCAGAACGGCCGGGAGGCCGGTGGGTTGTCGGCCAGCCTCGACCGGGGACGGGCCACGCTGGATCAGCTGAAGCTGGATCTGGACACGCTGAAGCTCGACGGCACGGGTTGGGCCACCCTGGATGCCCGGGGCCTGGTCCAACTCGAAGGTGAAGGCCACACCGAGGTGGGCGCGGAACAGGTGGCCCGGGCCCTCCAGGCCTGGAAGATCGTCACCCTGGACATGGAGGGCCGGACCAGCGCCCAGGCCAAGGTGCGGTGGAGCCGGGCGAATGGCCTGGAGCTGGATGGGTCCGGCCAGGTGGACCACCCCCGCTGGCACGGGGCAAGGGCTGACCAGGTGCTGGCCAAGGTGGTCGAGATCAGGGGCTCCGACCTCCGGATCAGGAACATCGAGCTCACCAAGGACCAGGGCACCGGGGGCGGGGAGCTGTGGCTGACCTGGGCCAGGACCGCCCCCGGGCAACCCCAGATGGACATGTGCTACACCGCCCACCGGCTGCCAGTGGCCGAGGGCCTGCGGGCCGCCGACCTCAAGGACGAGGCCGGGAAGGACCTCCCCATCACCGGCATCGGCAGCGGCTGGGTGCGGCTCCATGGCCCCTACGCCAACCTTGCCATGTACGGATCAGCCCAAGCCGAGCAAGGTGAAGTTTACGGAATAAGAATTCCAGCGGCCTCTGCCGACTTTTCCATGGACATCGAGACCCTCCAGATGAAGCTGACGGGGGTCCGGGTGGCCGAGCGACCGGACCTGCTGGGTCACGGTGAGGTCCCCCCGGAGGGCGTCCTGGCCCTCCAGGGACAGGCCGACATGGACTTCCAGCGCTGGACCTGGTGGGTGGAGCTGGGCGGGCGCCTGGATTCCCAGCTGCTGACCCTGCCGGGGCCCCGGTTCCAGGCCCAGGTGGAGGCCCGGCTTCTCGGACCCATCACCCGCCCCTTTGGCGGCTACGACCTGCCCGAGGGACGGATCCAGCTGAGCCGGGGCCGGATCTTCTTCGGCGACCGCAGCGTGGAGGGGCTCCAGGGCCGGGCCACCCTGGACAGGGGCGCCCTGGAGGGCCAGCTCGGCATCGAAGGCATGGCCAGTCCCCTGCTGGATCTGCGCGTCCACCAGGAGGGTCCCGACCTGGCCGGTGACCTGAGCCTCAAGATCTCCCCCGAGAGCGCCCGCACCGAGCTGCTGGCCCGGGGCCTGACGGATGACCTGCTGGAGGACCTGGCCCTGTCCGCCACGGCCAAGGGCCGTTGGACGAACGGCCGGGACCTGGCCTGGAGCGGCTCCCTGGATCGGCTGGCGGCCCAGTTCGGCGCCTTCGAGCTGCACCAGACCGGTTCCTCCATGCTGCGGGGCAACGCGCTCGGCGCCACCGTGGACCTGAGCCTCGAAGGCGGCGCCCGCGGCCCGGTCAGCGGGGTGAATCCCCAGGCGGCTCACGTCCACCTGTCGGGCACGGTCCCCTTCTCCGGCTCGGCGCCCCTGGCGCTCAAGGTCCAGGGCTCGGCGGACCTGGCGCACATGAAGGCCATCCTCGACCGGTTCATGGAAGTGGACGACTACAGCCTGCTCTCCGAGCTGACCGTGCAGGGCACCAGCCGCTTCGACACCCTGGCCCATGGCACCTACCTGGAACCGCTCCTGGACGGGGTGGTCTCCCTGGACAAGGGGCGCATGAACCTCCGGGGCTACCAGGGCGCCGAGGACATCCAGGCCGAGGTGGTGCTGAAGGACCGGACCGTCACCATCGCCGAGGACCACCCCGTGCGCGGCACCCTGGCCCACGGCGAGCTCAGGGCCAGCGGCGCGATCACCTGGCGCCCGGGCGGGCTGGACACCTATGCCCTCAAGGCCCTGCTCACGAACTTCCAGCTGCGGGACGTGCCCGACGGCCTGGACCTCCAGGGCACCCTCGAGGCGAACCTCACGGGCACCGAGGAGGGCGGCCTCCTCAAGGGCCGGCTGCGGGCGGACCGCCTCAGCTACCAGAGCGAGGTGAAGCTGTCGGACCTGATCCTGCGCAGCGCCCTCAGCGACAGCGGCGGCCTCACGGGCCTGGACCTGGATGATCCCCTCGAGCGCATCCGCCTCGACCTGGAGCTGGACCTGCGGACGCCCTGGAGCTTCGACACCAACCTCCTGAAGCTCGAGGGCCGCACGGATGGACCCTTCCAGGTGCTCGGCACCCTGGGCCACCCGGTGCCCAAGGGCACCATGGTCTTCCAGGCCGGTGGCCGGGTCACCAACATCTTCCCCGCCGGCGACATGGTCGTGGACCGGGGCTCCCTGAGCTTCTCCGAGCTGCGGGCCCTGGATCCGATCATCAACATGCAGGGTAGCGTGAGCTCCATCCCCGGCTACACCGTGAACCTCGACATCCACGGCACGCTCAGCAACCTCACCATCCTGCCCAGCTCCACCCCCAGCCTGCGGCAGGACGAGATCGTGGCCATCCTGATCAACCCCGGCAACGTGGCCAACGTGGGCACGGCCGGAGGCTCCTCCGGGGCCACCCAGGGCGCGATCACCTCCGGGCTCGCGAGCGCCGGCTCCGGGCTCATCACCACCCTCGCTTTCGCGCCCTTCCAGGAACAGCTGCGCCGCACCCTGGGCCTGGACCGGGTGAACGTGGCCGTGCGCACTACGACCCTGGGCAGCACCGAGACCGAAGTCACCCTGGGCAAGAGCATCAGCCTGCTGGGCCAGCGCAGCGCCTTCGTCGTCTCCCACAAGAAGAGCGGCGAGCTGAGCATCACCTCCGGCCAGGTGGAGTGGCGCTTCGGCAACCTCATCCTCCAGCTCGGCGCCAGCAAGGGCGGAGGCACCGGGGTCAACCCCTCCGGCGAGATCCGACACACCTGGAGCCCCAAGTAG